One part of the Halobacteria archaeon AArc-dxtr1 genome encodes these proteins:
- the menD gene encoding 2-succinyl-5-enolpyruvyl-6-hydroxy-3-cyclohexene-1-carboxylic-acid synthase, with amino-acid sequence MTPEVPNRATLWGRAIVDELAAGGLEAVCIAPGSRSTPLTVAFADHPDITVYSHIDERSAAFFALGRARRTGEPTAVVCTSGTAAANLHPAIVEANQGRVPLLALTADRPPELRDSGANQTVDQAKLYGDAVRWYAELPVPEPEARTLRSLRVSVARALSKTIGTPAGPVHLNCPFRKPLEPTPVSGDVPDSLLETVAARGRDGPFVRTSAGTATADEERVEAIATALETADRPLLVAGPADPTSIGNTPTDSSDYDALAAGPNATARLADAVGAPILADPLSACRFGPHVDRALVCGGYDGYVDALPKPDVVVRIGASPTSKRLREYLAASGARQFLLDPAGEWREATFTATDLCAAEPGPTLASLAERVETGGDVAASSERSSWLEAFETAEHVHWGQLDRALEGGDGDSFEGAILSRVFAEAPDPSTIFVSNSMPIRDADRFARPRQASLSALGNRGASGIDGIASTALGAGSATDEPLVLVTGDLAFCHDANGLLAVERCGVDATIVVLDNDGGGIFHMLPIEDHDPPFTEQFKTPHGINLASLAASYGLDCERVEPASFTDAYRTSLATPGTQVLVVEFDAETSHRRRERLADSVRSAIRDGTSQ; translated from the coding sequence ATGACCCCCGAGGTGCCAAACCGGGCGACGCTGTGGGGACGTGCGATCGTCGACGAACTCGCCGCGGGCGGGCTCGAAGCGGTCTGTATCGCTCCCGGAAGTCGATCGACGCCGCTGACGGTGGCGTTTGCCGATCACCCGGATATAACTGTCTACTCACACATTGACGAGCGATCGGCGGCATTTTTCGCTCTCGGTCGTGCTCGGCGCACGGGCGAGCCGACGGCGGTCGTCTGCACGTCCGGAACCGCGGCCGCGAACCTCCACCCTGCAATCGTCGAGGCGAATCAGGGTCGCGTCCCGCTGCTCGCGCTGACCGCGGACCGACCCCCTGAACTGCGGGACAGCGGCGCCAACCAGACGGTCGATCAGGCAAAGCTCTACGGCGACGCCGTCCGGTGGTACGCGGAGCTTCCGGTACCCGAGCCCGAGGCCCGGACGCTTCGCTCTCTCCGAGTCTCAGTCGCCCGGGCGCTCTCGAAGACGATCGGGACGCCTGCGGGACCAGTCCACCTCAACTGTCCGTTCCGAAAGCCCCTCGAGCCCACACCGGTGTCGGGTGACGTGCCGGACTCGCTGCTCGAGACGGTCGCTGCACGCGGGCGAGACGGCCCCTTCGTTCGGACGAGTGCGGGAACGGCGACCGCCGATGAGGAGCGCGTAGAAGCCATCGCAACGGCGCTCGAGACCGCTGATCGACCCCTGCTAGTCGCCGGCCCGGCCGACCCGACGTCGATCGGGAACACGCCAACCGATTCGTCAGACTACGACGCGTTGGCCGCCGGTCCGAACGCGACTGCGAGACTCGCAGACGCCGTCGGGGCGCCGATTCTAGCCGATCCACTCTCTGCGTGTCGGTTCGGTCCGCACGTCGATCGAGCGCTCGTCTGTGGCGGCTACGACGGCTACGTCGACGCGCTCCCAAAACCCGACGTGGTCGTCCGGATCGGCGCGTCGCCCACCTCGAAACGACTGCGCGAGTACCTCGCGGCGTCGGGGGCGCGCCAGTTCCTTCTCGACCCCGCTGGCGAGTGGCGAGAGGCGACGTTCACCGCGACAGACCTGTGTGCCGCCGAGCCGGGTCCCACACTGGCGTCACTGGCCGAACGAGTCGAAACAGGTGGGGACGTCGCTGCGTCGAGCGAGCGCTCGTCGTGGCTCGAAGCGTTCGAGACGGCCGAGCACGTACACTGGGGCCAGCTCGACCGAGCGCTGGAAGGCGGTGACGGCGATTCCTTCGAAGGGGCGATCCTGTCGAGGGTGTTCGCCGAGGCGCCCGACCCGAGTACAATCTTCGTCTCGAACAGCATGCCGATCCGAGACGCAGACCGGTTCGCCAGACCGCGCCAGGCGTCGCTGTCGGCGCTCGGGAACCGGGGCGCGAGCGGCATCGACGGCATCGCGAGCACGGCGCTTGGCGCCGGTAGCGCGACGGACGAGCCGCTCGTACTGGTGACCGGCGATCTGGCGTTCTGCCACGACGCAAACGGCTTGCTCGCCGTCGAGCGCTGTGGGGTGGACGCGACCATCGTGGTACTCGACAACGACGGCGGCGGTATCTTCCATATGCTGCCGATCGAGGACCACGATCCGCCTTTTACCGAGCAGTTCAAAACGCCCCACGGGATCAATCTCGCCTCGCTGGCGGCGAGCTACGGTCTCGACTGTGAACGCGTCGAGCCGGCGTCGTTCACAGATGCCTACCGGACGTCCCTGGCCACACCGGGGACGCAGGTGCTCGTCGTCGAGTTCGACGCCGAAACGAGCCACCGTCGCCGAGAGCGCCTCGCCGACTCGGTCCGATCGGCTATCCGTGACGGCACCAGCCAGTAG
- the hisF gene encoding imidazole glycerol phosphate synthase subunit HisF, protein MLTKRIIPCIDVDLDEDGNPAVYTGVHFEDLKYTGDPVEMAKAYNESGADEFVFLDITASAEGRETMLDVVSRVADEVFIPLTVGGGIRTTEDIKETLRAGADKVSITTGALERPQLVNEGAAAFGSQCIVISVDARRRFDEGGEHYVEVDGESCWFECTKKGGREGTGIDVLEWAAEAESRGAGELFVNSIDKDGTKDGYDIPLTKAVCDVVDTPVIASSGCGGPEHMHEVFTDAGADAGLAASIFHFDEYSVAEVKKDLDERGVPVRR, encoded by the coding sequence ATGCTCACCAAACGGATTATTCCCTGTATCGACGTCGATCTCGACGAGGACGGGAATCCGGCGGTCTACACCGGCGTCCACTTCGAGGATCTGAAATACACGGGCGACCCGGTTGAGATGGCCAAAGCGTACAACGAATCGGGCGCCGACGAGTTCGTCTTCCTCGACATCACCGCCTCCGCCGAGGGCCGAGAGACGATGCTCGACGTCGTTTCGCGCGTTGCCGACGAGGTGTTCATCCCGCTTACCGTCGGCGGGGGTATCCGAACGACCGAAGACATCAAGGAGACACTCCGCGCAGGCGCGGACAAGGTCTCGATCACCACCGGCGCGCTCGAACGTCCCCAGCTGGTCAACGAGGGCGCCGCAGCCTTTGGCAGCCAGTGTATCGTCATCAGCGTCGACGCCCGGCGTCGGTTCGACGAGGGGGGTGAACACTACGTCGAGGTAGATGGCGAGTCCTGCTGGTTCGAGTGTACGAAAAAGGGTGGTCGCGAGGGAACCGGTATCGACGTCCTCGAGTGGGCGGCCGAAGCCGAATCCCGTGGCGCTGGCGAACTATTCGTCAACTCGATCGACAAGGACGGAACGAAAGACGGCTACGATATCCCTCTGACGAAGGCGGTCTGTGATGTCGTTGACACGCCGGTGATCGCCTCCTCTGGGTGTGGCGGCCCCGAGCACATGCACGAAGTATTCACCGACGCGGGTGCCGACGCCGGTCTCGCCGCCTCGATTTTCCACTTCGACGAGTACTCTGTTGCTGAGGTAAAAAAGGATCTCGACGAGCGTGGCGTTCCGGTTCGGCGATAA
- a CDS encoding ribbon-helix-helix domain-containing protein produces MPKVEITIPEHLEMQIAQMVERGEFVNREEAIEDLLSTGIKAYKTSGPMDDDEPGGLEDDGMMGHDDEYVF; encoded by the coding sequence ATGCCGAAAGTAGAGATCACGATACCCGAGCACCTCGAGATGCAGATCGCCCAGATGGTCGAGCGTGGGGAGTTCGTCAACCGGGAGGAGGCGATCGAAGACCTCCTCTCGACCGGTATCAAAGCCTACAAAACGAGCGGACCGATGGACGACGACGAACCGGGCGGACTGGAGGACGACGGAATGATGGGCCACGACGACGAGTACGTCTTCTGA
- a CDS encoding isochorismate synthase, translating into MNRPSGGRELTEVGGRRGADLHSRSCALEDVSFGAIVDTDHAPRVQWATPDGLEVVGCGVAARFEATDGDRFSQIRSQAERAFDGLEYEGPAVARPRAFGGFAFHEDHVPTGIWQGFGAASFVIPRVQVTRSDRGCWLTATAEGEAAAEQTRSEWKTRIEELPAMRPSGDSPGIESTTWTTTKAAWIENVEATVDRIGAGELTKVVLAQSLSVSLAEPIDVPATLERLRRRYPGCYRFAIDYDEAGPFFGASPERLVSQRGNHIETEALAGSIARGETTEEDEALADEMRDSEKLRHEHELVVDAIRDQLSGAAATLSVGERTIRRLANIQHLQTPIEARLETDRHVLDTVESLHPTPAVGGVPPGAARETIRSTESFDRGWYAAPVGWFDAAGDGEFAVALRSGLVGDGTVTLFAGNGIVADSAPEEEWAEVTLKFDPILGELR; encoded by the coding sequence ATGAATCGACCGTCGGGCGGGCGGGAACTCACGGAGGTCGGTGGCCGGCGGGGAGCCGATCTCCACAGTCGAAGCTGTGCCCTCGAGGACGTTTCCTTCGGCGCGATCGTCGACACCGACCACGCACCGCGAGTCCAGTGGGCAACCCCTGACGGTCTCGAAGTCGTCGGCTGTGGCGTCGCGGCGCGGTTCGAAGCGACGGACGGCGACCGATTTTCGCAGATTCGTTCCCAGGCCGAACGTGCATTCGACGGGCTCGAGTACGAGGGCCCAGCAGTCGCCAGACCGCGAGCGTTCGGGGGCTTCGCGTTCCACGAGGACCACGTCCCGACGGGCATCTGGCAGGGGTTCGGCGCGGCCTCGTTCGTCATCCCGCGGGTACAGGTGACACGCAGCGATCGGGGCTGCTGGCTTACCGCGACCGCCGAGGGTGAGGCCGCAGCAGAGCAGACGCGTTCGGAGTGGAAGACGCGAATCGAGGAGCTGCCCGCGATGCGACCCAGCGGGGATAGCCCCGGCATCGAATCGACGACCTGGACGACGACGAAAGCGGCGTGGATCGAGAACGTTGAGGCGACCGTCGACCGGATCGGCGCTGGTGAGTTGACCAAGGTCGTACTGGCCCAGTCGCTGTCGGTGTCGCTGGCCGAACCGATCGACGTCCCGGCGACCCTAGAGCGATTGCGCCGCCGGTATCCGGGTTGCTACCGGTTCGCGATCGACTACGACGAGGCCGGGCCGTTCTTCGGGGCGTCGCCCGAACGGCTCGTCAGCCAGCGGGGCAACCACATCGAAACGGAGGCCCTCGCCGGCTCGATCGCGAGAGGCGAGACGACCGAGGAAGACGAGGCGCTGGCAGACGAGATGCGCGACAGCGAGAAGCTCCGCCACGAGCACGAGTTAGTCGTCGACGCCATCCGTGACCAGCTATCTGGGGCCGCCGCGACGCTGTCGGTCGGCGAGCGGACGATCCGTCGGCTGGCGAACATCCAGCACCTCCAGACGCCGATCGAGGCGCGTCTCGAAACCGACCGCCACGTTCTCGACACCGTCGAGAGCCTCCACCCGACGCCCGCCGTCGGCGGCGTGCCACCTGGGGCCGCCCGCGAGACGATTCGCTCGACTGAGTCGTTCGACCGGGGCTGGTACGCCGCACCCGTCGGCTGGTTCGACGCGGCCGGCGACGGCGAGTTCGCCGTTGCGCTCCGGTCGGGACTGGTCGGGGACGGAACCGTCACGCTGTTCGCCGGTAACGGAATCGTTGCCGACAGCGCCCCCGAGGAGGAGTGGGCCGAAGTCACGCTCAAATTCGATCCGATCCTCGGGGAGCTCAGATGA
- a CDS encoding hydroxymethylglutaryl-CoA synthase family protein — translation MSTVGIDAVEIWTGNLKLDLPGTFAPEKGEDPEKYTKGLGLNASSFPDSYEDIVTMGANAAYRLMDRKGLEPDDIGRIDVATESSFDNSKPVSTYVAGCLETVFEGDFHHANKGERKFACIAGTQSLDDAYNWIRAGRNRGRAALVIASDTALYARGDAGEATQGAGAVAMLIDEDPDLVSLSTEQGYGSADETDFLKPNQQFPSVDGKRSVQVYLARMREALEDYETIAGDVHPDDVRFVPFHTPFPGMVRKAALLAYRHITRDTAIEDVLAEEIGRQPRSEAFDGEDAYHEALREYMDALKRTERYQDWYAQTVEPTLTISREVGNWYTGSVHVARVSALKSAFDAGEDLSGDTLAVGSYGSGAQAEIHTEVVQDGWEDELAALNVDEQLNARYDLSWADYEMIHDVHNHEMDVDIEPLTAPSSEFVFDGWGRMGERKYRFVE, via the coding sequence ATGTCTACGGTCGGTATCGACGCCGTCGAAATCTGGACCGGGAACCTCAAGCTGGACTTACCCGGGACGTTTGCACCCGAGAAGGGCGAGGACCCCGAAAAGTACACGAAGGGGCTCGGGCTGAACGCCAGCTCGTTCCCTGATAGCTACGAGGACATCGTCACGATGGGGGCCAATGCTGCCTACCGGCTGATGGATCGAAAGGGGCTCGAACCCGACGATATTGGCAGAATCGACGTTGCCACTGAGAGTTCCTTCGACAACTCGAAGCCGGTTTCGACGTACGTCGCAGGCTGTCTGGAGACCGTTTTTGAGGGCGACTTCCATCATGCCAACAAAGGTGAGCGAAAGTTCGCCTGTATCGCCGGCACGCAGAGTTTAGACGATGCCTACAACTGGATCCGCGCGGGCCGCAACCGCGGGCGAGCGGCGCTGGTCATCGCGAGTGACACAGCACTGTACGCCCGGGGAGACGCCGGGGAGGCGACCCAGGGCGCGGGCGCCGTCGCGATGCTCATCGACGAGGATCCCGACCTCGTCTCGCTCTCGACAGAGCAGGGCTACGGTTCGGCCGACGAGACCGACTTCTTAAAACCAAACCAGCAGTTCCCCTCGGTCGACGGCAAACGCTCGGTGCAGGTGTACCTCGCACGCATGCGCGAAGCACTTGAGGATTACGAGACGATCGCAGGTGACGTCCACCCCGACGACGTCCGATTCGTCCCATTCCATACGCCCTTCCCGGGAATGGTCCGGAAGGCGGCTCTGCTCGCGTACCGACACATCACCCGCGATACGGCGATCGAGGACGTACTCGCCGAGGAGATTGGCCGCCAGCCGCGCTCGGAGGCATTTGATGGCGAAGACGCTTACCACGAAGCGCTCCGAGAGTACATGGACGCCTTGAAGCGGACCGAACGGTATCAGGACTGGTACGCCCAGACGGTCGAACCGACGCTCACGATCTCCCGAGAGGTCGGGAACTGGTACACGGGCTCGGTTCACGTCGCCCGCGTCAGCGCGCTCAAGAGCGCGTTCGACGCCGGCGAGGACCTGTCCGGAGACACGCTCGCGGTCGGCTCGTACGGTAGCGGTGCACAGGCGGAGATCCACACCGAGGTCGTCCAGGATGGGTGGGAGGACGAGCTTGCAGCACTCAACGTCGACGAGCAACTCAACGCGCGCTACGATCTCTCCTGGGCGGACTACGAGATGATCCACGACGTACACAACCACGAGATGGACGTGGATATCGAACCATTGACGGCACCCAGTAGCGAGTTCGTCTTCGACGGCTGGGGTCGGATGGGCGAGCGAAAGTATCGCTTCGTCGAGTAA
- a CDS encoding DUF2150 family protein, whose protein sequence is MSNPPTEFYSAERWQNWIGRIKDEEIDPEDESSARLLLNLQDDTAIAIAKIVAAYDDGELDEEAALSEIGEVREIVLSEVDIEDEEKLILVDGVQTSLVCVFFAAEEYVANGPAEEGSVDDYVRAAADAEVEEDLDAALGYAAQAGTLIVDGEELDMALAEELEYGLVTEWVNGLDSLQSAMSDPEVVEEED, encoded by the coding sequence ATGAGCAATCCCCCGACAGAGTTCTACTCGGCCGAACGCTGGCAAAACTGGATCGGTCGCATCAAAGACGAAGAGATCGATCCGGAAGACGAGTCTTCGGCGCGCTTGCTGTTGAACCTACAGGACGACACCGCGATCGCCATCGCCAAGATCGTCGCTGCCTACGACGACGGAGAGCTAGACGAGGAGGCTGCCCTCTCAGAGATCGGCGAGGTTCGCGAGATCGTCCTCTCGGAGGTCGACATCGAGGACGAGGAGAAGCTCATCCTCGTCGACGGTGTTCAGACGAGCCTCGTCTGTGTGTTCTTTGCAGCGGAGGAGTACGTCGCCAACGGACCGGCCGAAGAGGGAAGCGTCGACGACTACGTCCGGGCAGCCGCAGACGCCGAGGTCGAAGAGGACTTAGACGCAGCCCTCGGCTACGCCGCACAGGCCGGCACGCTCATCGTCGACGGTGAGGAACTCGACATGGCGCTGGCCGAAGAGCTCGAGTACGGACTGGTCACCGAGTGGGTCAACGGACTCGACAGCCTCCAGAGTGCGATGAGTGACCCGGAAGTCGTCGAAGAAGAAGACTGA